One Candidatus Obscuribacterales bacterium genomic region harbors:
- a CDS encoding prepilin-type N-terminal cleavage/methylation domain-containing protein produces the protein MAQIAGKLRNFSGFTLIELLVTIAVLVILATIAVPNFQGMIERNRIVSTTNGVVRALGGVKSEAITRKKNVTGTVSSSKVELSSGSGQSVEVSDGASLEWTFTSGEVTFSPIGWAMESGKICVLYNGEVVREVSVSLSGI, from the coding sequence ATGGCTCAGATTGCTGGTAAGTTAAGAAATTTTTCGGGATTTACCTTGATAGAACTCTTGGTGACTATTGCTGTGCTTGTTATTTTGGCAACGATAGCGGTACCCAATTTTCAGGGGATGATTGAGAGAAACCGGATTGTAAGCACAACCAATGGCGTAGTGAGAGCGCTGGGGGGTGTTAAGAGTGAGGCGATAACCCGAAAGAAGAATGTCACGGGGACAGTTTCTTCGTCTAAAGTCGAGCTGTCTTCAGGGTCAGGGCAGTCTGTAGAAGTGAGTGATGGTGCCTCTCTGGAGTGGACTTTTACCAGTGGCGAAGTGACATTTTCGCCCATCGGTTGGGCCATGGAATCTGGAAAAATATGTGTGCTTTATAATGGAGAAGTGGTTCGGGAAGTGTCAGTATCCCTCTCGGGAATT